TATTCGTTATCAGCACCTTGTTGTACATAACCAAAGAGATCTTTGAGTCTTTCTGAGCCACCTTCAACTTGTCCGCCTAGCCTGCTTAGGACTTCTGACTCTGTTATCATTATTGACCTCTCTGCTTCTCCACTACCATCTCCCTGTCCGTTGGATTCCTCTTCATGGCCAGTCTCAGCCCGCCTGTCTCTATCGCCGCCAGTCACTATCTTTCGCTGTTCATTTATAATCCCAGCAAATGCCTCATCACTAATTGtttctttgtttttgcATGCAACTAATTTGATTCTTAAAACTCTCCTGAGAACGCTAATATCCTCACTATTATACCAGCCAAACTCTCGATCGCAGTCTTCTTTGAGTCGAGCCGAAGCAATAAGACCAGTGAGTTGAGGATCTGTTACGTCTACCAGTTGGATCATCATCGATAATGGTAACTGCTTTCCATCAAAAGTGTATATTTTGTGGCTAGAATTGCTAGTCTGGCCATTGACGTCCAATTCCGCACTTCTATCTGGGACATCTCCCGGTCGTACCTCGATCCCgtttttaatttgttttGCCTCATCGTTAATCTcattttgatgatttttCTGACCCCCTGAAGATTCAGGCTCTTGGATTCTGGATTTTTCCCACTCTTCACGCATGGATCGAACTTCTGCTTTCGTCAACACTCTATAGTGCTCAACTTGATATTTTGCAAAGTCAACTGACGATTTTGGATCAATGCCATATTTGATATACGCTCCCCTCCAAGGTCCACTCTTAATAGCATAGGAAACATATGGCAAAGCTTTACGAATCAATCTTCTGTTCTCTTCGTTTAACAGAGAATCGAGAGCTGCCCTTGTCCAGCAAGGTCTTGACTCAAATAACGTATTAAGCGCCTCCACACATTCTTTAAGAGGTCCCATGGGAGTCTCCAGGTTGCTACTAGGTTCAGTTGGAACTTTATCATTCCATCCTGCTAAAACCGATTCGAgcttttgagcagcagTTGTGTTTACAAGCTTGGAGCCACCAGTGCCATCATCAATTACAGCAATAGCCGGATTCTGACGATAAGCATAGTTATATGGATATACCACTTGAGAAAACACTGGAGGAGGCATTGCATCGATGTCGTCTGAAAGAATTTCCCTTGCGCTTTCCACGTCAAACTGCTTGATTTTTTCGTAATCCCCTCGTAATATAGATGACCTAGCCTTTTGCGCAAATGATGAGTTTATCGTAGTATATTGAAAATCGCTCATTTCTCTAAATCTAAAGTTGGCAGTAGAAATGAAGACTGGCGACATTTTATATGAATTTTGACTCAACTCAAGCGCTTTTCGTATATCTCCACCAGCCTCTTCAAGATACTTTTTGGAGATAGTGACTCTGAgtattatattttcataTTTTGCCGTCCTAGATGTAATTGAATGCTCGAAAGGATCTCCTTTTCTGAATCGCAATTCCAGCGCCCCTTTGGTAGAAATGGCCTTGGAATGTTAGTATATCCACGAAGCACATCGCCTGTTGAACTCGACTCACCTTTTCTATTTGATTAGAACCTCCCAGCATGTCTAGAGCCCTGGATGGGTTCTGGATATTCCCAGGAAACTCTACACTGGCAACCCTGGGTAGGTCCAGCTTATAAATATCGGCTAATTTTGCCATCTACGGTGTTCTTGAATGAGGTTAATGTTTAcattcaaataaataaagatCGGCGGCACACAATATATCAATACTGATGCAAGCCGTGCGTATCGAATAACAAGAGTTCACGATTGTATTCGTATAATAGTTTATGTTGgccatttatatatattttaaattAATGAGCTTCTATACCCACTTTTGTAtgacaacagcaccaacagccCCTGCCTCTTTAAGTGAGATTTCCCTATCCAGCAGTTCTTTATTTGGGAAAGTGGTCTGCAGGACGAAGTTTCGAGCCTCTGTAGAAGATTGGGCACTCTGGACATAATCATAAAGCTGTTGAACAGACCCAGTCGATTCAAAGCGTGCCCGTAAAGCACGCCCATCGCCTAATCTAATTTGAACAGGTGCATCGCCGGAAGCTCCTAAACCAGATGCTGGTGCAGTTCCAGATGCTGTGCCCAATGCCGAtactgaagaggaagaagacaaaTTCGCAGTAGAACTGGATGCGCTATTACTTAATGAAATATCACCTGGAACTGGTGATCCGAGTCTATTACCCTGACCATGAAATCCACCAAGTTTTTTGGGAGGGGCATAATTTTCATCCATCTTGCGGACAATGCGAACATCAACTCCTTGGCCATTTTCGACATTTAATAGCGAAAGTGGTGCCTTACCCGAGTTAATGGCTTCTAAATGAGCAACATTCTGGGGGTCGTCATAACGATACAAAGGGCCATCTTCTACACTGAAACCATTTTTCCAAAATGTAAGCTGTCGAACTACCCTCTGTGGTCTTGAGTTTTTCAGAAGACTACTTGGATCCTCGACAGTTCTAGAAGGTACCTCATCGCTGCCTAAAGTGAATCCAGTTCCTGtgaatttatttgattttttccCACTCTTACGACCACGATTGAAACCACTGAAGCTTCCGCCACCCGGAATATCATCATAATCCTCTTCAAactcatcatcttcgtcgcTATAATCGTCGCCAGCTTTAGGAGCTCCTCCAGCTTGGTTTCTCTGAGCTTGTCGGAATATGTTACTGATTAGCCTTCCACTTGAAGAGCCTGCTCCATCAGGATTCTGAACGGCAAGCCCCGATTTCTCGCCGCCAGTGAACAAATTCTCCGTTTCGTCATCGTCTGAACCAGAATGAGCAGGTGTGGATTCTTTAGATCCATTTCTGGATAGGTCTGCGAATGTAGCAAACTTCTTTGTTTCTTGACTTCTGAGCGATGTTAGTCTCCAACTGTGCATGTTGCTCTTTAAtcctatatatatagataacCACCGATTTACTCAATCATCTCTCAGAACATGTCACATAACCACTTACTTCTGTTTTGAAAACGAGGACCCCGGGGTCGGAAAGCTGCCCTGGTCTTGGCCAGTCCCTGAAGAGGTTCCTTGGGAAAGTCCAGGGTTCGATGCAATTGAATTAATGTTATCGGCACTTTCACCCTCTTTATAGAATTCCATAAGAGCAAGCTACTTCAATGTTAGAGATGGGGTTCTCGAGACAGCCTCGCTCACCTCACTTACCTCAAGATTCCAATGAGAAAGCTCTAGCAACTCTTGTGCCTCATCAGGGGAACATTGTGTCACGTTTACAAACTCCGCTACCAATTGGTTTTGATCAGGTTCTTGCACAGGCTCGCTCATATTGTGAATACTAGGAACTATGAGGAGGCTTAAAAATATAGTCAATTATTGAGAAGATATAATCCAAGTGTAATGTTAGTGGCACTAGTATTTTGTCAGCAGCCTGCAGCCAGGTTCACATTTATAGCGCCGTATGATCTAGTATTATCTAGGGACAGCTTCGCcgttttttttaataaacATGATAAA
The Sugiyamaella lignohabitans strain CBS 10342 chromosome A, complete sequence genome window above contains:
- the TFC1 gene encoding transcription factor TFIIIC subunit TFC1, which encodes MSPVFISTANFRFREMSDFQYTTINSSFAQKARSSILRGDYEKIKQFDVESAREILSDDIDAMPPPVFSQVVYPYNYAYRQNPAIAVIDDGTGGSKLVNTTAAQKLESVLAGWNDKVPTEPSSNLETPMGPLKECVEALNTLFESRPCWTRAALDSLLNEENRRLIRKALPYVSYAIKSGPWRGAYIKYGIDPKSSVDFAKYQVEHYRVLTKAEVRSMREEWEKSRIQEPESSGGQKNHQNEINDEAKQIKNGIEVRPGDVPDRSAELDVNGQTSNSSHKIYTFDGKQLPLSMMIQLVDVTDPQLTGLIASARLKEDCDREFGWYNSEDISVLRRVLRIKLVACKNKETISDEAFAGIINEQRKIVTGGDRDRRAETGHEEESNGQGDGSGEAERSIMITESEVLSRLGGQVEGGSERLKDLFGYVQQGADNEYDGYSLMEDDDDEDEEDEEDEDDDDDDGEDDDELEPGNVGV
- the SHP1 gene encoding protein phosphatase regulator SHP1, with amino-acid sequence MSEPVQEPDQNQLVAEFVNVTQCSPDEAQELLELSHWNLECRGGEKSGLAVQNPDGAGSSSGRLISNIFRQAQRNQAGGAPKAGDDYSDEDDEFEEDYDDIPGGGSFSGFNRGRKSGKKSNKFTGTGFTLGSDEVPSRTVEDPSSLLKNSRPQRVVRQLTFWKNGFSVEDGPLYRYDDPQNVAHLEAINSGKAPLSLLNVENGQGVDVRIVRKMDENYAPPKKLGGFHGQGNRLGSPVPGDISLSNSASSSTANLSSSSSVSALGTASGTAPASGLGASGDAPVQIRLGDGRALRARFESTGSVQQLYDYVQSAQSSTEARNFVLQTTFPNKELLDREISLKEAGAVGAVVIQKWV